A part of Flexistipes sp. genomic DNA contains:
- a CDS encoding dihydroorotate dehydrogenase-like protein, whose translation MADLSVKYMGLNLKHPVIAGASSLSKSIEGIRKLASAGASAVVIKSLFEEELRHDEDYGDDYHPEAYAYEISDAFVMYGTSNYLKLIEKAKAEVDIPVIASVNCLGGKWWTDFASEVESAGADALELNIAYLPFDKDEKPSEIEKKYSQIVSNVKKVVGIPVAAKIGQYFTNIPGIVSEIEKSGADAVVMFNRFYRLGIDIEKLEFKPVEFFSTEAETYSALRWVGTISPQTKLDISATTGIHSADAAIQHILSGAKTLQVASAMYTKGEKVLQEIASGIERYLDENGYSSLDDIRGKMVKSLENRRALERTQYMKVAGGYGVNV comes from the coding sequence ATGGCCGATTTGTCAGTAAAATATATGGGACTTAACCTGAAACATCCTGTAATTGCCGGGGCATCATCCCTGAGCAAATCCATTGAGGGGATTAGAAAACTTGCATCAGCCGGAGCGTCGGCTGTGGTGATTAAATCGCTTTTTGAAGAGGAGCTGAGACATGATGAGGATTACGGCGATGACTATCACCCGGAAGCATATGCCTATGAAATTTCGGATGCCTTTGTTATGTACGGCACAAGCAACTATTTGAAACTCATAGAAAAGGCCAAAGCGGAAGTGGACATTCCCGTGATTGCAAGTGTCAATTGCCTGGGCGGCAAATGGTGGACTGACTTTGCATCTGAAGTGGAAAGTGCCGGAGCCGATGCTCTTGAGCTCAATATAGCTTACCTGCCATTTGATAAGGATGAAAAACCTTCAGAAATAGAAAAGAAATATTCACAAATAGTTTCGAATGTGAAAAAAGTCGTTGGGATACCCGTTGCCGCTAAAATAGGACAGTATTTTACAAATATCCCCGGTATTGTTTCAGAGATTGAAAAAAGCGGGGCAGACGCAGTTGTAATGTTTAACAGGTTTTACAGACTCGGGATTGATATAGAAAAACTTGAATTTAAACCGGTGGAATTTTTCAGCACCGAAGCTGAAACATACAGTGCACTAAGATGGGTGGGAACAATTTCACCACAAACAAAACTTGATATCTCCGCCACTACGGGTATCCATTCGGCGGATGCTGCTATTCAGCATATTCTCTCCGGTGCTAAAACGTTACAGGTGGCTTCAGCCATGTATACAAAGGGGGAGAAAGTCCTTCAGGAAATTGCTTCCGGAATAGAGCGTTATCTGGATGAAAACGGATATTCTTCTCTTGATGATATCCGCGGTAAAATGGTGAAGAGTTTGGAAAACCGCCGGGCTCTGGAGCGTACTCAATATATGAAAGTAGCCGGCGGCTACGGAGTTAATGTTTAA
- the mqnC gene encoding cyclic dehypoxanthinyl futalosine synthase, with protein MDRITAEEAKRLFERNDILQLGRLANEKKKHLHPGNYVTFVVDRNINYTNICTCKCKFCGFYKDKQENGAYLIDQDELAKKIEETTALDGTQILLQGGLHPGLDIQYYEELLGFIKKNFDIWIHGFSPPEIDHIAKLSSLTIEETFTRLKAAGLDSMPGGGAELLVDTERSRISPNKINSKQWLDIMRKAHSAGLRTSATMMFKKSDSVDNILEHLSKIRELQDETGGFTAFIPWPLQPDNTELDEEHSTAVDYLKVLALSRIFLDNVSNIQVSWVTQGEKIGQTGLFFGGNDFGSLMIEENVVAACGATYSMSIDSILHNIREAGFVPAQRDMEYNIIKVFD; from the coding sequence TTGGATAGGATTACAGCAGAGGAAGCCAAAAGGCTTTTTGAAAGAAATGATATACTTCAATTGGGCAGACTTGCCAATGAAAAAAAGAAACATCTGCATCCGGGCAATTATGTAACTTTTGTGGTAGACAGAAATATTAACTATACTAACATTTGTACATGCAAGTGCAAATTCTGCGGATTTTACAAAGACAAACAGGAAAACGGCGCGTATCTGATTGATCAGGATGAGCTCGCCAAAAAGATAGAAGAAACCACGGCTCTGGACGGCACACAGATACTTCTGCAGGGAGGACTTCATCCCGGCCTTGATATTCAATACTACGAAGAACTGCTGGGATTTATTAAGAAAAATTTTGATATCTGGATTCACGGGTTTTCTCCGCCTGAAATCGATCATATTGCAAAACTGAGCAGTCTTACCATTGAAGAAACATTTACCCGATTAAAAGCTGCCGGTCTCGATTCTATGCCGGGAGGCGGGGCGGAGCTTCTTGTGGATACTGAGCGCTCCCGGATAAGCCCGAATAAAATCAATTCGAAACAGTGGCTTGATATTATGCGTAAAGCACATTCAGCAGGACTCAGGACTTCTGCCACAATGATGTTTAAGAAAAGTGATTCGGTTGATAATATTCTTGAGCACCTTTCAAAAATCAGAGAGCTGCAGGATGAAACAGGCGGTTTCACCGCCTTTATTCCGTGGCCTTTGCAGCCTGATAATACGGAGCTGGATGAAGAACACTCAACTGCTGTCGACTATTTGAAAGTTTTGGCACTAAGCAGGATTTTTCTGGATAATGTTAGTAACATACAGGTTTCCTGGGTTACCCAGGGTGAAAAGATAGGGCAAACCGGCTTGTTTTTCGGCGGTAATGATTTTGGCAGTCTTATGATAGAGGAAAATGTTGTGGCGGCATGCGGTGCAACATACTCGATGAGTATAGACTCAATTCTGCATAACATAAGAGAGGCCGGTTTTGTGCCGGCTCAGAGGGACATGGAGTACAATATAATCAAGGTATTTGATTGA
- the uvrA gene encoding excinuclease ABC subunit UvrA, with product MNKHIIIKGAREHNLKNISLEIPKDQMVVITGVSGSGKSTLAFDTLYAEGQRRYVESLSAYARQFLELMEKPDVDSIEFLSPAISIEQKSISKNPRSTVGTITEIYDYLRLLFARAGEVYCPSCGERIQNYTVQQIVDFIMGLPEKSKVQILSPVVLGRKGEYKQLLSKLLKSGYVRAFVDGELHRLEEEIYLDKNVKHSISVVVDRVKIKEDILRRVTDSVETALRLSDGLLEVDVEGAKHLFSEHFACPDCNVSIAEIEPRSFSFNNPFGACPACDGLGEKMIFDLDSLVPDQNISIRNGAIKPWEKFDNFHYYNTLNALAEKYGIDLNVPFKKLKKEHIDIILYGTKEPLRLFTFKGDKKIFYDKKFNGVVGYLREKLYSNRPSDVEYAKTFMSKMPCDECGGTRLRKESLSVKIGGKNIYEISTLNISHALEFISSTRFEGFKKEVAEKIIREIGRRLRFLLSVGLDYITLDRKASTLSGGEAQRIRLATQVGSGLTGVMYVLDEPSIGLHQRDNDMLISTLKDLRDIGNSVLVVEHDEDTILKSDYVVDMGPGAGRHGGEVVFTGSPEELKDCKTSLTGDYLYGRNEIALPEKRKSPQSGFIKILGARQHNMKNVDVSIPLGLFTCVTGVSGSGKSTLIMDILYPSLKRRILSSPIKPGDHDGLKGYENIDKVIDIDQSPIGRTPRSNPVTYTGIFTDIRDIFAQTPDSKIRGFKPGRFSFNIKGGRCENCSGEGYIKIEMHFLPDMYVKCDVCQGKRYNRDTLDIKYKGKNIADVLDMTVNQAFEFFENIPKLKNKLQVLRDVGLGYIKLGQPATTLSGGEAQRIKLSRELMKRSTGKTLYIFDEPTTGLHFEDIKKLINIFERLTKTGNTVIVIEHNLDVIKCADYIIDLGPEGGDRGGEVVFTGTPEECVKCEESYTGKYLRSKVEHNVVLQD from the coding sequence ATGAATAAACATATAATCATTAAAGGGGCAAGAGAGCATAATCTTAAGAACATCTCTTTGGAAATTCCCAAAGACCAGATGGTCGTTATTACAGGCGTGAGCGGTTCCGGTAAGTCCACACTTGCTTTTGACACCCTTTATGCTGAGGGTCAGAGGCGTTATGTGGAATCCCTTTCCGCATATGCAAGGCAGTTTCTGGAACTTATGGAAAAGCCCGATGTGGATTCCATAGAATTTTTGTCACCTGCTATCAGCATTGAGCAGAAATCCATAAGCAAAAACCCCAGATCCACTGTCGGGACAATTACGGAGATTTACGATTATCTGCGTTTACTTTTTGCCAGAGCAGGGGAAGTTTACTGTCCTTCCTGCGGGGAGAGAATTCAGAATTACACGGTTCAGCAGATTGTAGATTTTATTATGGGGCTGCCGGAAAAGTCAAAAGTGCAGATATTATCACCCGTTGTCCTGGGTCGGAAAGGAGAGTACAAACAGCTCCTTTCAAAACTTCTTAAAAGCGGTTATGTGAGGGCGTTTGTCGATGGAGAACTGCATCGGCTGGAAGAGGAAATATATCTTGATAAGAATGTAAAGCATTCGATTAGTGTCGTTGTGGACAGAGTGAAGATAAAAGAGGATATCCTGCGGCGGGTTACCGACTCCGTAGAAACGGCGCTCAGATTGTCCGACGGTCTTTTAGAAGTGGATGTTGAGGGAGCTAAGCATCTCTTCAGCGAGCATTTTGCCTGTCCGGACTGCAATGTAAGTATAGCTGAAATCGAGCCCAGGAGTTTTTCTTTTAACAATCCATTCGGTGCCTGCCCGGCATGTGACGGTCTCGGCGAAAAAATGATTTTTGACCTGGACTCTTTGGTTCCTGATCAGAACATCAGCATAAGAAACGGTGCTATTAAACCGTGGGAAAAATTTGATAATTTCCATTATTACAATACACTCAATGCGCTGGCTGAAAAGTACGGCATTGATTTGAACGTTCCGTTCAAGAAGCTTAAAAAGGAACATATTGATATAATTTTATACGGAACCAAAGAGCCCCTGCGTTTGTTTACGTTTAAAGGGGATAAAAAGATATTTTATGACAAAAAATTTAACGGTGTGGTGGGATATCTCAGGGAAAAGCTTTATTCAAACAGACCTTCAGATGTTGAATATGCAAAAACATTTATGTCCAAGATGCCCTGTGACGAGTGCGGTGGCACAAGACTGAGAAAGGAGAGCCTTTCGGTAAAAATCGGAGGAAAAAATATTTATGAAATCTCCACACTCAATATATCTCATGCCTTGGAATTTATATCCTCCACCAGATTTGAAGGTTTTAAAAAGGAAGTTGCCGAAAAGATAATACGGGAAATCGGCAGAAGACTCAGGTTTCTTCTCAGTGTAGGACTGGATTATATAACTCTCGACAGGAAAGCATCCACCCTGAGCGGGGGAGAGGCTCAGAGAATAAGACTGGCCACTCAGGTGGGTTCCGGACTAACAGGTGTTATGTATGTTCTGGATGAGCCGAGTATCGGTTTGCACCAAAGGGATAACGATATGCTTATTTCCACATTAAAGGATTTGAGGGACATCGGCAATTCTGTTTTGGTGGTGGAGCATGATGAAGATACGATATTAAAGTCCGACTATGTTGTGGATATGGGCCCCGGTGCCGGAAGGCATGGCGGGGAGGTGGTTTTCACCGGTTCTCCGGAAGAGTTGAAAGACTGTAAAACAAGCCTTACAGGAGATTATTTATACGGCAGAAACGAAATTGCACTGCCGGAAAAGAGAAAATCTCCCCAATCCGGTTTTATCAAAATACTCGGCGCAAGACAGCATAATATGAAAAATGTAGATGTTTCCATACCTCTGGGGCTGTTTACATGTGTCACCGGTGTAAGCGGCTCAGGCAAATCAACGCTTATTATGGACATTTTGTATCCTTCCCTTAAACGCAGGATACTATCCTCACCGATAAAACCCGGGGATCATGACGGATTAAAGGGGTATGAAAATATAGATAAAGTTATTGATATTGACCAATCCCCCATTGGCAGGACGCCCCGTTCAAATCCTGTTACATACACCGGAATCTTTACAGACATCAGGGATATTTTTGCCCAGACACCGGATTCAAAAATCAGAGGATTTAAACCGGGGAGATTCAGTTTTAATATCAAAGGCGGAAGGTGCGAGAATTGCAGCGGAGAGGGTTATATTAAAATTGAGATGCATTTTCTTCCCGACATGTACGTAAAATGTGATGTCTGCCAGGGCAAACGTTATAACAGAGATACCCTTGATATAAAGTATAAGGGGAAAAATATTGCAGATGTGCTTGATATGACCGTAAATCAGGCTTTTGAATTTTTTGAAAATATCCCTAAACTTAAGAATAAGCTGCAGGTCTTAAGGGATGTGGGGCTGGGTTATATAAAACTTGGTCAGCCTGCAACAACATTATCCGGCGGAGAAGCACAGAGGATAAAGCTTTCTAGAGAACTGATGAAAAGGTCAACAGGGAAAACTCTTTATATTTTTGACGAACCCACAACAGGTTTGCACTTTGAAGATATAAAAAAATTAATAAATATATTTGAAAGGCTGACAAAAACGGGAAATACAGTTATAGTTATAGAACATAATCTGGATGTTATAAAATGTGCGGATTACATTATTGATTTAGGCCCGGAAGGTGGAGACCGAGGGGGAGAAGTTGTTTTTACAGGGACTCCAGAGGAATGTGTGAAATGTGAAGAGTCTTATACAGGCAAATATTTAAGGAGTAAAGTGGAGCATAATGTGGTACTCCAGGACTAA
- a CDS encoding N-acetylmuramoyl-L-alanine amidase has translation MWYSRTKALFLITVFILSLAAQSAASLKSEYFAAKDELAALEKSKNVSHSAYDRVANKFYSIYSRDPKYWLADDSLYLCGKTYLKSYWRFDKKYDLKNALKYYRLLGANYDSKWAADSYLKSAYIYSELNDYISAKYMLRRAIEKFPGSYSAEEAERRLDEIEKKLGNDNEINVNFTQNNPKEEAFDNVVNGSKNTGNDDAESVNSTVGSGDILIEDIRHFSSKEYTRVVLDLSEKAEFEKHWLKADPSHDKPPRLFLDIYDTRVNSNIQEKIKIKDGLLKAIRWGIFRKGVTRVVLDSQNVEDFTVFSLSNPSRIVIDVSDGTLVNKKAENNWNVPDDPSTDTLAGVFGLKVKTIVIDPGHGGKDPGAVYDGLLEKNIVLDIGKYLRNYIRENTDLKVFMTRETDRFIPLEERTAFANRKKADIFVSIHVNAARNRRARGVETYVLNVTNDEEALKVAALENKATEKSLSDLQGILKDIMLNSKLEESLMLAQFVQDDVVAQIKKKSLGVKQAPFYVLVGAKMPSILVECGFLSNSTFANKIRSSDYRRDIARGIYKGIIGYIEKYNGKG, from the coding sequence ATGTGGTACTCCAGGACTAAGGCGTTATTTTTAATTACTGTATTCATCTTATCTCTGGCTGCACAGAGTGCAGCATCATTGAAATCTGAATATTTTGCAGCAAAAGATGAACTGGCTGCGCTGGAAAAATCAAAAAATGTTTCTCACAGTGCATATGACAGGGTTGCCAACAAATTTTACAGTATATACAGCCGTGATCCCAAATACTGGCTTGCTGATGATTCTTTATACCTTTGCGGTAAAACCTATCTGAAAAGTTACTGGAGATTTGACAAAAAATATGATCTGAAGAATGCCCTTAAATATTACAGACTTCTCGGTGCAAATTATGATTCGAAATGGGCTGCGGATTCGTATTTAAAATCGGCATATATATATTCGGAACTTAATGATTATATTTCTGCCAAATATATGCTCAGAAGAGCTATTGAAAAATTTCCCGGCTCCTATTCTGCAGAAGAGGCTGAAAGACGGCTTGACGAGATTGAAAAAAAGCTGGGGAATGATAACGAAATCAATGTGAATTTTACTCAGAATAATCCCAAAGAGGAAGCTTTTGATAATGTTGTGAACGGCAGTAAAAACACCGGCAATGATGATGCTGAAAGTGTGAACTCCACAGTTGGTTCCGGAGATATCCTGATAGAAGATATCAGACACTTCAGCAGCAAGGAATACACAAGGGTTGTACTTGATTTATCCGAAAAAGCTGAGTTCGAGAAGCACTGGCTTAAGGCAGACCCATCGCATGACAAACCGCCGAGACTTTTTCTGGATATATATGATACCAGGGTTAATTCCAATATTCAGGAAAAAATTAAGATTAAAGACGGTCTTCTGAAAGCTATACGATGGGGGATTTTTAGAAAGGGTGTAACACGGGTTGTACTTGACAGCCAGAATGTGGAGGATTTTACCGTTTTCAGTCTGAGCAATCCGTCAAGAATCGTAATTGATGTAAGTGACGGGACACTTGTAAATAAAAAGGCTGAGAATAACTGGAATGTACCGGATGACCCATCCACAGATACACTTGCCGGGGTATTCGGACTAAAAGTTAAAACTATTGTCATAGATCCCGGGCATGGCGGTAAAGATCCCGGGGCTGTATATGACGGGTTGCTTGAGAAAAATATAGTTCTGGATATAGGCAAGTATCTCAGGAATTATATTAGAGAAAATACCGACTTGAAAGTTTTTATGACGAGGGAAACTGACCGGTTTATACCACTGGAGGAACGGACTGCTTTTGCCAACAGGAAAAAAGCTGATATATTTGTTTCCATTCACGTGAATGCAGCGAGAAACAGGAGAGCCCGGGGTGTTGAAACCTATGTTCTTAACGTTACAAATGATGAAGAAGCCCTGAAAGTGGCCGCTCTTGAAAATAAAGCTACAGAAAAATCACTTTCGGACTTACAGGGTATTTTGAAAGATATTATGCTTAATTCCAAACTTGAAGAATCTCTTATGCTTGCCCAGTTTGTGCAGGATGATGTTGTGGCTCAGATAAAGAAGAAAAGTCTTGGTGTAAAGCAGGCACCGTTTTACGTACTGGTGGGAGCTAAGATGCCTTCAATTTTGGTGGAATGCGGTTTTCTCTCAAACAGCACCTTTGCTAATAAAATACGCTCTTCTGACTACAGACGCGATATAGCCCGGGGCATATATAAGGGGATAATCGGTTATATAGAAAAGTACAATGGCAAGGGTTAA